A region from the Oncorhynchus tshawytscha isolate Ot180627B linkage group LG26, Otsh_v2.0, whole genome shotgun sequence genome encodes:
- the LOC112225474 gene encoding terminal nucleotidyltransferase 5C, translating into MANKAESTMSTTTSESVSHSVLSWDQVGRLNEVLTAVVPVHGRGNFPTLEVRLKDIVQMVRTRLELRGIKVKDVRLNGSTASHVLVQDIGWSYKDLDIIFRVDLPLESGFQLVKDVVLGTLLDFLPEGVNKEKITPMTLKEVYVQKLVKVYTEQDRWSLISLSNNNGRNVELKFVDSIRRQFEFSVDSFQIVLDSLLSFYDFSPENPMSSHFHPTVVGESVYGDFGASLDHLMNKLIATKRPEEIRGGGLLKYCNLLVRDFRPTSEEEFKGLERYMCSRFFIDFPDIGEQQRKLEAYLQSHFVGEEKSKYDYLMILRRVVNESTVCLMGHERRQTLNLISLTAFRVLAEQNAIPDASSVTCYYQPAPYVRDHNFSNYYVASCNQNIPTWLPCN; encoded by the coding sequence ATGGCTAACAAGGCAGAGTCCACAATGAGCACTACCACTAGTGAGAGTGTGTCCCACAGTGTGCTGAGCTGGGACCAGGTGGGCCGTCTCAATGAGGTCCTGACAGCTGTGGTGCCAGTCCACGGCAGAGGGAACTTCCCAACCCTGGAGGTGCGGCTGAAAGACATTGTTCAGATGGTGCGCACCCGTCTGGAGCTGAGGGGAATTAAAGTGAAAGACGTTCGTCTGAACGGCTCTACAGCCAGCCATGTGCTGGTGCAGGACATTGGCTGGAGCTACAAGGACCTGGACATCATCTTTAGGGTGGACCTGCCCCTGGAGTCAGGGTTCCAGCTGGTCAAAGATGTGGTGCTGGGCACTCTGCTGGACTTCCTCCCTGAGGGGGTGAACAAGGAGAAGATCACCCCCATGACCCTAAAGGAGGTCTATGTTCAGAAGCTAGTCAAGGTGTATACTGAGCAGGACCGCTGGagcctcatctccctctccaacAACAACGGGCGCAACGTGGAGCTGAAGTTTGTGGACTCTATCCGCCGGCAGTTTGAGTTCAGCGTGGATTCATTCCAGATCGTGTTGGACTCGCTGCTCTCCTTTTACGACTTCTCGCCGGAGAACCCTATGTCTAGCCACTTCCACCCCACCGTGGTGGGTGAGAGCGTGTACGGGGACTTTGGTGCGTCTCTGGACCACCTCATGAACAAACTGATCGCCACCAAGCGACCGGAGGAGATCCGTGGCGGCGGCCTTCTCAAGTACTGCAACCTACTGGTGAGAGACTTCCGGCCCACCTCGGAGGAGGAGTTCAAGGGCCTGGAGCGTTATATGTGCTCCCGCTTCTTCATCGACTTCCCTGACATTGGTGAGCAGCAACGGAAGCTGGAAGCCTACTTACAGAGCCACTTTGTGGGTGAGGAGAAGAGCAAGTATGACTACCTCATGATCCTGCGGCGCGTGGTCAACGAGAGCACGGTGTGCCTCATGGGCCACGAGAGGCGGCAGACCCTTAACCTAATCTCGCTGACAGCCTTCAGGGTGCTGGCTGAGCAGAACGCCATCCCAGACGCATCCAGTGTCACCTGCTACTACCAGCCGGCGCCCTATGTCCGAGACCACAACTTCAGCAACTACTACGTTGCCTCGTGTAACCAGAATATTCCAACATGGCTGCCATGTAACTGA